The Bryobacteraceae bacterium genome includes a window with the following:
- a CDS encoding NAD(P)-dependent oxidoreductase has protein sequence MPLMPSSKAILITGGSGRLARRVLELLLEQGAGPLITTTRQPENLADLSSRGVTVRRADFTQPEDELTGVFRGAQKMLLVSTNTLEGWGKRFEQHERAIRAAVEAGIRHIVYTSLAFPYPASPVPLARDHYDTENLLREIGVEYTFLRNNIYTESLLYTLPEAVRSGALRAAAGNGRAAYVTREDCARAAAGALLRGETRCSYEISGPEALSFSDLAEIASRLSGRTVVYEPQDADAFRQLLLGSGMEPMLAELWVGFDRAIAEGLMDLVTRDVERLSGRPPRRVEDFLIAHRDQWLDA, from the coding sequence ATGCCTCTCATGCCGAGCTCGAAAGCGATCCTGATCACGGGTGGCAGCGGGCGTCTGGCCCGCCGCGTCCTTGAACTTCTGCTCGAACAGGGGGCCGGTCCGCTGATCACCACCACCCGCCAGCCTGAGAACCTGGCCGATCTTTCCAGTCGCGGCGTCACAGTCCGCAGGGCTGATTTCACGCAACCGGAAGACGAGCTGACCGGCGTGTTCCGGGGCGCGCAGAAGATGCTGCTTGTCAGCACCAATACGCTGGAAGGCTGGGGCAAGCGCTTCGAGCAGCACGAAAGAGCCATTCGCGCCGCCGTCGAGGCCGGCATCCGGCACATCGTCTACACGTCGCTCGCTTTTCCTTATCCTGCCTCGCCTGTCCCGCTGGCCAGAGACCACTACGACACGGAAAACCTGCTCCGTGAAATCGGCGTGGAATACACGTTTCTGCGGAACAACATCTACACGGAGAGTCTGCTCTACACTCTGCCCGAAGCCGTGCGCTCAGGCGCGCTGCGGGCTGCTGCCGGCAATGGACGCGCTGCCTATGTCACCCGCGAGGACTGCGCCCGCGCCGCTGCCGGCGCTCTGTTGCGCGGCGAGACGCGCTGCTCCTATGAAATCTCCGGCCCGGAGGCGTTGAGCTTCTCCGACCTGGCAGAGATCGCCAGCCGCCTGAGCGGGCGGACGGTTGTCTACGAACCTCAGGATGCGGACGCTTTCAGACAACTGCTGCTCGGCAGCGGGATGGAGCCCATGTTGGCAGAACTCTGGGTAGGCTTCGACCGGGCCATCGCTGAAGGGCTGATGGATCTGGTCACGCGGGACGTGGAACGGCTTTCGGGCCGCCCGCCCCGGCGCGTCGAGGACTTCCTGATCGCGCACCGGGATCAATGGCTCGATGCCTAG
- a CDS encoding short-chain dehydrogenase: MMSFDGTVTLVLGATSGIGGALARRIRAAGGAVIPAGRNREKLAAIAAELGEAGIEFDAASFDSVESAVQQAVSRYGRLDGVAVCSGSLLLKPAHLTTEAEYRATMAASIDAAFAAVRAAAKAMMNTGGSMVLVSSAAARIGLANHEAIAAAKGAIIGLALSAAASYAARGIRVNCVAPGLTETPLTARITGNETSRKASEAMHALGRIGRPEDVASAMAWLLDPENSWVTGQVIGVDGGLANVRPR, translated from the coding sequence ATGATGTCATTCGACGGAACTGTCACGTTGGTCCTCGGCGCCACGAGCGGCATTGGCGGCGCTCTGGCCCGGCGCATCCGCGCCGCCGGAGGCGCGGTCATCCCCGCGGGGCGGAACCGGGAGAAGCTGGCCGCCATCGCAGCAGAACTCGGAGAAGCCGGCATTGAATTCGATGCCGCTTCGTTCGACAGCGTGGAGAGCGCGGTGCAGCAGGCGGTTTCCCGCTACGGCCGGCTTGATGGCGTGGCGGTCTGCTCCGGCTCGCTTCTGCTGAAGCCCGCGCACCTCACTACGGAGGCGGAATACCGCGCCACGATGGCCGCCAGCATCGATGCCGCCTTCGCCGCCGTGCGCGCCGCCGCGAAGGCCATGATGAACACGGGCGGATCGATGGTCCTTGTCTCCAGCGCCGCCGCCCGCATCGGGCTGGCCAATCACGAAGCCATCGCGGCCGCCAAGGGGGCCATCATCGGCCTCGCACTTTCCGCTGCCGCCAGCTATGCGGCCCGCGGCATCCGCGTCAATTGTGTCGCGCCCGGATTGACGGAGACCCCTTTGACAGCCAGGATCACAGGCAACGAGACGTCGCGCAAAGCCAGCGAAGCCATGCATGCGCTCGGCCGCATCGGGCGTCCTGAGGATGTCGCTTCCGCCATGGCGTGGCTGCTCGACCCTGAAAACAGCTGGGTCACCGGACAGGTGATTGGCGTCGACGGCGGCTTGGCGAATGTCAGGCCGCGCTGA
- a CDS encoding cryptochrome/photolyase family protein codes for MLTGDLCVILGDQLSRRSPLLERADRAADVIWMAEAAEESTHVPSHKARTALFLSAMRHHAEWLRAEGWTVDYRRLDDPSNRGTLGDELREAIRRHRPRRVQLLEAGEWRVERRIESVCREENAELVWLEDPHFYASREDFLRHARGRKQLRMEFFYREMRRRHGVLMEGSEPAGGQWNFDPANREAFPAGGPGAVPAPRRFPPDGITAEVMKLVDRNFPQNPGSLRHFDWPVTPEQASEALDDFIENRLPLFGRFQDAMWTGEPLLYHSRLSASMNLKLLEARDAVAAAELAWRSGRAPLAAAEGFIRQILGWREYVRGVYWLWMPDYLQWNHLEARNPLPSFYWTGQTEMRCLHEAITETLELGYAHHIQRLMVTGLFALLAGVEPRQVHEWYLAIYLDAVEWVELPNVLGMSQFADGGRMASKPYAASGKYIARMSNYCRGCRFDPALSTGEKACPFTTLYWDFLMRNETRLRGVPRMEMQLRNLVRLAPEEKRAIRAQAETVLRKVCS; via the coding sequence GTGCTCACCGGCGATCTTTGCGTGATCCTTGGCGACCAGCTCAGCCGCCGTTCGCCCCTGCTGGAGCGCGCAGACCGCGCGGCGGACGTCATCTGGATGGCGGAAGCGGCAGAGGAATCCACTCACGTCCCGTCTCACAAAGCCCGCACCGCACTGTTCCTCAGCGCCATGCGGCACCACGCCGAATGGCTCCGCGCCGAGGGATGGACCGTGGACTACCGCCGGCTGGACGACCCTTCCAACCGGGGCACGCTGGGCGACGAGCTCCGAGAAGCCATCCGCCGTCACCGCCCGCGCCGCGTCCAGCTGCTCGAAGCCGGGGAATGGCGCGTCGAGCGCAGGATCGAGTCGGTTTGCCGCGAAGAGAACGCCGAGCTGGTCTGGCTGGAAGATCCGCACTTCTATGCCAGCCGGGAGGACTTCCTCCGGCACGCCCGCGGCCGGAAACAGCTCCGCATGGAGTTCTTCTACCGCGAAATGCGCCGCCGCCATGGCGTCCTGATGGAGGGAAGCGAGCCGGCGGGCGGCCAGTGGAATTTCGACCCCGCGAACCGCGAAGCCTTCCCGGCTGGAGGACCGGGCGCCGTCCCCGCTCCCAGGCGCTTCCCGCCCGATGGAATCACGGCGGAGGTGATGAAGCTGGTCGATCGGAATTTCCCGCAAAATCCGGGCTCCCTGCGTCATTTTGACTGGCCTGTGACACCGGAGCAGGCCTCGGAAGCACTCGACGATTTCATTGAAAACCGGCTGCCTTTATTCGGTCGTTTCCAGGACGCCATGTGGACCGGCGAACCGCTGCTGTACCACTCGCGCCTTTCGGCGTCCATGAATCTGAAGCTCCTCGAAGCGCGCGATGCCGTTGCCGCAGCCGAACTGGCCTGGCGCAGCGGACGGGCTCCGCTGGCTGCTGCGGAGGGCTTCATCCGCCAGATTCTGGGCTGGCGCGAATACGTCCGCGGCGTCTACTGGCTCTGGATGCCGGACTACCTGCAGTGGAACCATCTGGAGGCGCGCAATCCTCTGCCGAGTTTCTACTGGACGGGTCAGACGGAAATGCGCTGCCTGCACGAGGCCATCACGGAGACCCTCGAGCTCGGTTACGCCCACCATATCCAGCGCCTGATGGTCACCGGGCTCTTTGCGCTTCTCGCCGGCGTCGAGCCGCGGCAGGTTCACGAGTGGTACCTCGCCATCTATCTGGACGCCGTCGAGTGGGTGGAGCTGCCCAACGTGCTCGGCATGAGCCAGTTCGCGGACGGCGGCCGCATGGCATCCAAGCCGTATGCAGCGAGCGGAAAATACATTGCGCGCATGAGCAATTACTGCCGCGGCTGCCGCTTTGATCCGGCCCTCTCCACCGGCGAGAAGGCCTGTCCGTTTACGACGCTCTATTGGGATTTTCTGATGCGCAACGAGACGCGCCTGAGAGGCGTCCCGCGCATGGAGATGCAGTTGCGCAACCTGGTCCGGCTCGCTCCGGAAGAAAAGCGGGCGATCCGTGCGCAGGCTGAAACCGTGCTCAGAAAGGTTTGTTCATGA